One genomic segment of Helianthus annuus cultivar XRQ/B chromosome 14, HanXRQr2.0-SUNRISE, whole genome shotgun sequence includes these proteins:
- the LOC118486479 gene encoding serine carboxypeptidase-like 10: protein MHFFNFVIPYSYGQRRGINVLQGSILIIFSHASTSTSANSEGRVDYVGVDEKEDVQLFYYFIQLESDPDHDALMLWITGRPGCSTISGLLYEIVQMASIIFLDLPVGTGFSYARTTRASHSTDIQLCDQAYEFMRKWFKSHPKFTSNPFYVGGDSNSGNPVPIITQLILDGNTFLRKHIMADYIV from the exons ATGCATTTCTTTAATTTTGTTATACCGTATAGTTATGGCCAAAGAAGGGGAATTAATGTGCTTCAAGGCTCCATCCTCATAATCTTTTCTCATGCTTCAACCTCAACTTCAGCAAATTCAGAAGGAAGAGTGGA TTACGTGGGTGTGGATGAGAAGGAAGATGTGCAACTCTTTTACTACTTCATTCAGTTAGAGTCAGATCCTGACCATGATGCTCTCATGCTTTGGATTACCGGTCGTCCTGGTTGTTCTACCATCTCCGGCCTGCTATATGAGATTG TGCAG ATGGCAAGCATAATTTTCCTAGATCTTCCTGTTGGTACTGGTTTTTCTTATGCAAGAACCACACGGGCGTCGCATTCCACGGACATTCAACTTTGTGACCAAGCATATGAATTTATGAGAAAG TGGTTTAAAAGTCACCCGAAGTTCACCTCTAATCCATTCTATGTAGGAGGAGATTCCAATTCTGGAAACCCGGTCCCAATAATCACACAACTAATATTAGACGGTAACACTTTTCTCCGTAAACATATCATGGCTGACTATATCGTGTGA
- the LOC110908360 gene encoding uncharacterized protein LOC110908360 isoform X3, producing MGDEGMVKIELEAAEALAGLARCKDDANNNYSYEEEKSGVKDEQSTKLRLNGRRSRQNLTEAEIEARKIRRVLANRESARQTIRRRQAVFEELTRKAVDLAWENENLKRDKDTALKQYDSLKTKNECLKAQMPKNEETREESSTSSTNSPFIIYKQPSFLPFVWPTSAGIVFPSRSSSCDSSGTPLYLLPYPWLLTLPQQHKQNHHPHSFNLNDKPKESSEPEKSTETHGGGGGGLQPTDSVVGGAETHQVPGKRSADTAAASEARKRRKQLTRLKNHFNCRQLRMH from the exons ATGGGAGATGAAGGGATGGTGAAGATCGAGTTGGAAGCGGCGGAGGCTTTGGCCGGATTAGCTCGTTGTAAGGACGATGCTAATAATAATTATTCTTACGAG gaggagaaatcAGGTGTGAAAGATGAACAGAGCACTAAACTTAGACTGAATGGGAGGAGATCTAGACAAAACTTGACAGAG GCTGAAATAGAAGCACGTAAAATACGCAGGGTGCTAGCAAACCGAGAGTCAGCTAGACAGACAATCCGTAGGAGACAG gctgtTTTTGAGGAGCTAACAAGAAAGGCTGTAGATTTAGCTTGGGAGAATGAGAATTTAAAAAGG GACAAGGACACGGCTTTGAAACAGTACGATTCTCTGAAGACGAAGAACGAGTGCTTGAAAGCACAGATGCCTAAGAATGAAGAAACCCGAGAGGAGTCTTCCACATCATCCACAAATTCTCCTTTCATCATTTACAAGCAACCATCTTTCTTGCCATTTGTATGGCCAACGTCGGCTGGGATCGTTTTCCCATCTCGTTCTTCATCGTGCGACTCCTCCGGGACTCCACTCTATTTGCTCCCCTACCCTTGGCTTCTTACTCTAcctcaacaacataaacaaaacCACCACCCTCATTCTTTTAATTTAAATGACAAACCAAAAGAGTCTTCTGAGCCTGAAAAGAGCACAGAGACCCATGGAGGCGGCGGCGGTGGTCTGCAGCCAACAGATTCT GTTGTAGGAGGAGCAGAAACCCACCAAGTTCCAGGTAAAAGATCAGCTGATACGGCTGCAGCCTCTGAAGCCCGGAAGAGGAGAAAGCAGCTCACCCGACTAAAGAACCACTTCAATTGCCGTCAACTGCGGATGCATTAA
- the LOC110908360 gene encoding uncharacterized protein LOC110908360 isoform X1 — MGDEGMVKIELEAAEALAGLARCKDDANNNYSYEEEKSGVKDEQSTKLRLNGRRSRQNLTEAEIEARKIRRVLANRESARQTIRRRQAVFEELTRKAVDLAWENENLKRDKDTALKQYDSLKTKNECLKAQMPKNEETREESSTSSTNSPFIIYKQPSFLPFVWPTSAGIVFPSRSSSCDSSGTPLYLLPYPWLLTLPQQHKQNHHPHSFNLNDKPKESSEPEKSTETHGGGGGGLQPTDSVSCEEPLIEHDTCTFLKHHHPNKEKQVVGGAETHQVPGKRSADTAAASEARKRRKQLTRLKNHFNCRQLRMH, encoded by the exons ATGGGAGATGAAGGGATGGTGAAGATCGAGTTGGAAGCGGCGGAGGCTTTGGCCGGATTAGCTCGTTGTAAGGACGATGCTAATAATAATTATTCTTACGAG gaggagaaatcAGGTGTGAAAGATGAACAGAGCACTAAACTTAGACTGAATGGGAGGAGATCTAGACAAAACTTGACAGAG GCTGAAATAGAAGCACGTAAAATACGCAGGGTGCTAGCAAACCGAGAGTCAGCTAGACAGACAATCCGTAGGAGACAG gctgtTTTTGAGGAGCTAACAAGAAAGGCTGTAGATTTAGCTTGGGAGAATGAGAATTTAAAAAGG GACAAGGACACGGCTTTGAAACAGTACGATTCTCTGAAGACGAAGAACGAGTGCTTGAAAGCACAGATGCCTAAGAATGAAGAAACCCGAGAGGAGTCTTCCACATCATCCACAAATTCTCCTTTCATCATTTACAAGCAACCATCTTTCTTGCCATTTGTATGGCCAACGTCGGCTGGGATCGTTTTCCCATCTCGTTCTTCATCGTGCGACTCCTCCGGGACTCCACTCTATTTGCTCCCCTACCCTTGGCTTCTTACTCTAcctcaacaacataaacaaaacCACCACCCTCATTCTTTTAATTTAAATGACAAACCAAAAGAGTCTTCTGAGCCTGAAAAGAGCACAGAGACCCATGGAGGCGGCGGCGGTGGTCTGCAGCCAACAGATTCTGTGAGTTGTGAAGAGCCACTTATAGAACATGACACTTGTACTTTCCTAAAACATCATCATCCTAATAAAGAAAAACAGGTTGTAGGAGGAGCAGAAACCCACCAAGTTCCAGGTAAAAGATCAGCTGATACGGCTGCAGCCTCTGAAGCCCGGAAGAGGAGAAAGCAGCTCACCCGACTAAAGAACCACTTCAATTGCCGTCAACTGCGGATGCATTAA
- the LOC110908360 gene encoding uncharacterized protein LOC110908360 isoform X4, with product MGDEGMVKIELEAAEALAGLARCKDDANNNYSYEEEKSGVKDEQSTKLRLNGRRSRQNLTEAEIEARKIRRVLANRESARQTIRRRQDKDTALKQYDSLKTKNECLKAQMPKNEETREESSTSSTNSPFIIYKQPSFLPFVWPTSAGIVFPSRSSSCDSSGTPLYLLPYPWLLTLPQQHKQNHHPHSFNLNDKPKESSEPEKSTETHGGGGGGLQPTDSVVGGAETHQVPGKRSADTAAASEARKRRKQLTRLKNHFNCRQLRMH from the exons ATGGGAGATGAAGGGATGGTGAAGATCGAGTTGGAAGCGGCGGAGGCTTTGGCCGGATTAGCTCGTTGTAAGGACGATGCTAATAATAATTATTCTTACGAG gaggagaaatcAGGTGTGAAAGATGAACAGAGCACTAAACTTAGACTGAATGGGAGGAGATCTAGACAAAACTTGACAGAG GCTGAAATAGAAGCACGTAAAATACGCAGGGTGCTAGCAAACCGAGAGTCAGCTAGACAGACAATCCGTAGGAGACAG GACAAGGACACGGCTTTGAAACAGTACGATTCTCTGAAGACGAAGAACGAGTGCTTGAAAGCACAGATGCCTAAGAATGAAGAAACCCGAGAGGAGTCTTCCACATCATCCACAAATTCTCCTTTCATCATTTACAAGCAACCATCTTTCTTGCCATTTGTATGGCCAACGTCGGCTGGGATCGTTTTCCCATCTCGTTCTTCATCGTGCGACTCCTCCGGGACTCCACTCTATTTGCTCCCCTACCCTTGGCTTCTTACTCTAcctcaacaacataaacaaaacCACCACCCTCATTCTTTTAATTTAAATGACAAACCAAAAGAGTCTTCTGAGCCTGAAAAGAGCACAGAGACCCATGGAGGCGGCGGCGGTGGTCTGCAGCCAACAGATTCT GTTGTAGGAGGAGCAGAAACCCACCAAGTTCCAGGTAAAAGATCAGCTGATACGGCTGCAGCCTCTGAAGCCCGGAAGAGGAGAAAGCAGCTCACCCGACTAAAGAACCACTTCAATTGCCGTCAACTGCGGATGCATTAA
- the LOC110908360 gene encoding uncharacterized protein LOC110908360 isoform X2: MGDEGMVKIELEAAEALAGLARCKDDANNNYSYEEEKSGVKDEQSTKLRLNGRRSRQNLTEAEIEARKIRRVLANRESARQTIRRRQDKDTALKQYDSLKTKNECLKAQMPKNEETREESSTSSTNSPFIIYKQPSFLPFVWPTSAGIVFPSRSSSCDSSGTPLYLLPYPWLLTLPQQHKQNHHPHSFNLNDKPKESSEPEKSTETHGGGGGGLQPTDSVSCEEPLIEHDTCTFLKHHHPNKEKQVVGGAETHQVPGKRSADTAAASEARKRRKQLTRLKNHFNCRQLRMH; this comes from the exons ATGGGAGATGAAGGGATGGTGAAGATCGAGTTGGAAGCGGCGGAGGCTTTGGCCGGATTAGCTCGTTGTAAGGACGATGCTAATAATAATTATTCTTACGAG gaggagaaatcAGGTGTGAAAGATGAACAGAGCACTAAACTTAGACTGAATGGGAGGAGATCTAGACAAAACTTGACAGAG GCTGAAATAGAAGCACGTAAAATACGCAGGGTGCTAGCAAACCGAGAGTCAGCTAGACAGACAATCCGTAGGAGACAG GACAAGGACACGGCTTTGAAACAGTACGATTCTCTGAAGACGAAGAACGAGTGCTTGAAAGCACAGATGCCTAAGAATGAAGAAACCCGAGAGGAGTCTTCCACATCATCCACAAATTCTCCTTTCATCATTTACAAGCAACCATCTTTCTTGCCATTTGTATGGCCAACGTCGGCTGGGATCGTTTTCCCATCTCGTTCTTCATCGTGCGACTCCTCCGGGACTCCACTCTATTTGCTCCCCTACCCTTGGCTTCTTACTCTAcctcaacaacataaacaaaacCACCACCCTCATTCTTTTAATTTAAATGACAAACCAAAAGAGTCTTCTGAGCCTGAAAAGAGCACAGAGACCCATGGAGGCGGCGGCGGTGGTCTGCAGCCAACAGATTCTGTGAGTTGTGAAGAGCCACTTATAGAACATGACACTTGTACTTTCCTAAAACATCATCATCCTAATAAAGAAAAACAGGTTGTAGGAGGAGCAGAAACCCACCAAGTTCCAGGTAAAAGATCAGCTGATACGGCTGCAGCCTCTGAAGCCCGGAAGAGGAGAAAGCAGCTCACCCGACTAAAGAACCACTTCAATTGCCGTCAACTGCGGATGCATTAA
- the LOC110906665 gene encoding uncharacterized protein LOC110906665, with product MVLVNNQSKTVFWNRIRELFFDLMGRGEEYRLPDSISGKWTDINRKCTNFQTVYQRLFSGWKSGSSDEVTQQALVEYTEANSHFPYMRCWQILRHSPKWAIVSTPSGRSGNTRPSKRSKTNESGEPETPTSDARNTDLNEDIPDDEPVEELPRPPGRKSRAKKPESSSMSMGTDMSNAFSEINKRLQDIHELGNKRLEENREVTEIMRIDNGLTTLSST from the coding sequence ATGGTTTTGGTGAATAATCAAAGTAAAACCGTATTTTGGAACCGAATACGAGAACTCTTTTTCGATCTCATGGGTAGAGGAGAGGAGTACCGCCTACCGGACTCTATATCGGGGAAGTGGACCGATATAAACAGGAAatgcacaaactttcaaaccgtgTACCAACGCTTGTTTTCCGGATGGAAAAGTGGAAGTAGCGATGAAGTTACGCAACAGGCATTGGTCGAGTATACGGAGGCTAATAGCCATTTCCCGTACATGAGGTGTTGGCAAATCCTTCGCCATAGCCCCAAATGGGCCATCGTATCTACTCCAAGTGGTCGTTCGGGAAATACACGGCCATCAAAGAGGTCCAAAACAAACGAGTCGGGTGAACCCGAAACGCCAACCTCCGACGCTCGAAACACCGACTTGAACGAGGATATTCCGGATGACGAGCCGGTGGAGGAGCTACCAAGACCGCCCGGAAGAAAAAGCCGGGCGAAAAAACCCGAGTCGTCGTCGATGTCTATGGGAACGGATATGAGTAACGCATTTTCGGAGATAAACAAGCGACTTCAAGACATACACGAACTCGGTAATAAACGTTTGGAGGAGAACCGCGAAGTTACGGAGATTATGCGGATAGACAATGGGCTCACGACTTTGAGTTCTACTTGA